The Paramixta manurensis region GGCGCGCCAGCCGACCTGATTTTACTGACACCGAGTAATACGCACGGTCTGACGCTCACGGCTACCTGGAAAGCGGGACGAAAAGTGTGGGGATGAAATCAGCTCCGATACCTGCCAGACTAACCTGAGTGTACGATTGCAGGTTAACAGCATGAAAGAAGCAGGCAAGGGACCGGCGGTACTGCGGCTCAATAATGAGAAACGGGTATTACGCTATTTACGCCAGCAGCGAGTGACCACCCGGCAGGATATTTCGCTGGCGCTGGCGCTCAGTAAAAATACCGTGTCGCTGATTATTGATGACCTGATGGCGCAAGACCAGGTATATGCGTTGGGGCCGGTGTCGGTCACGGCGGCGGGTCGCCCCAAAATTGAAATCTCCCTGCGCCCGGAGAAACGTAAAGCCGCCGGTATTATGGTGGAGCACCAACAGGTTCATCTGATGGTATGCGACTATTTTTCAACGGTGTTAGAAGAGAAGAGTTGGCAAACCGACACGGTTGAACCGCCGCGCTTATTAGCCGAACTGGCGACAGCCTGTGAAGCATTGACACAGCGTCACCCGGAGCTGATGGGGATTGGGCTCGGTTTTCCCGGCATTGTTGATCCGCAGAAAGGCTATTTGCATCTCTCTTCTCACCTCGGCTGGCGCGACGTGGATATTCAGGCGGCGTTTGCTGAATGCCGTTGTGCGCCGGTGAAGGTGATGAACTACGTAAAAGCCGCCGCTCTGCTTTCGCGGCAAATGGCGGATTTTTCGGTCGGCGATAGCTGCTTTTACTTGCGTG contains the following coding sequences:
- a CDS encoding ROK family transcriptional regulator, with amino-acid sequence MKEAGKGPAVLRLNNEKRVLRYLRQQRVTTRQDISLALALSKNTVSLIIDDLMAQDQVYALGPVSVTAAGRPKIEISLRPEKRKAAGIMVEHQQVHLMVCDYFSTVLEEKSWQTDTVEPPRLLAELATACEALTQRHPELMGIGLGFPGIVDPQKGYLHLSSHLGWRDVDIQAAFAECRCAPVKVMNYVKAAALLSRQMADFSVGDSCFYLRVGEGTGGALLRGSEIFTGSSWTAGEAGHLTVADGPLCRCGQRGCLEALISIPAIHRQLAARQAGLRWQTRAQAPELVEEVMAQAGWHLGKALSQIMLLLNPATIVIDSPWNLSAAFRAQALDNARQHALGFTFHHTQIHFPADPLAPPLGLALAVIEQSEQASLLTSPS